The Imtechella halotolerans DNA window AGGTACGTGATATTTTAAAGTATCTTGGTTCTTCGAGGGTGAATGTATAAGAGAATTCATTATTCTTGTTTAGAGGGATTTTATGCGTATTTGCCTCTAAATATTTGTAATTTGACGTATAATCATCCATAAAGAGCGTATCCTGTTCATAGTTTGATATAGTACCATAGATTACTACCTTTTTTACAGGTTGCTCTTGAGAACTATTTTTACAACTCATCAGTGAACTAACCGCTAGTATAGCGGTTAGTAAGCCAATCATTGATTTATTCATTTTTAATACGTATTTTGTTTAATTATCCAATCGGAAGTTAACAGTTCCTGTTCTGGTATAGGGTTAGCAAATCTTCTTGAGTTTTTTTCTAATGTGTATAGTATTGGTGCATCGTTTTTAAGGATGATACTCGCATTATATGGATAGAAAATCTTTGTCATTTCAACATCATCTATGCCTGTTTCATTATTGTTATACCGTCTAACATCATGCCATCTGGATACAAAAGGCATTTCTCGTCTTCGCTCTTCTAGAATTTTGACCAATGCTTCATCCTGAGTGGTTGCATTTAATTGGATAAGGGTAGAAGGAGCTGATTGATCCATGCGTGCATTTCGAAGAATGTTGACAGTTGTAAGACCTTCATTCCATCTGCCTTGTCTAGTTTGGGCCTCTGCTTTAATTAGTAACATTTCAGGCACAGAAGGACCACTTAAAATATCAGATTTGAAGAAAAATATATATCCTGGTTGGCTATATGGAGGATCAACAATTCCTCTGGCATAAGAGTAGTTCTCAACAATATGATATTTGTATCGGAGGTCATTATCTTGATCATAGAGATTTAAAAGTTCTTGAGACGGGTAATAGTTCCAGCTCCCATTGGTCAAAAAACGATAGTAATAAGATTCTCCCCATTCAAATTTATCCGTAGGGATATTTTGTTGGTCATGAGTGTATGGATATAGTATATCTACATTTTCCGGCTCTGGATTGAAAATAGTTACCTGGGTAGGCAGATCAGAATAACGCATGTCCGTATTGTAGTTTCTTAAATAGCTATATTCTGAAAGTGCCAGATCAGCATATTCTTCAGCTTTTTCATAGTCATTTAATGTCAGATAAAAACGAGCTGCAAAGGCATTTACTGATACTGTACTTGCTCTCCATATTTTCTTTTGTCCTTGGAAAGTTCCGAATTCTTTTTCAAGAGTAAGGGCTATTTCCATATCCTCTTTCATCATGTCCCATGTGCTTTCAAGACTTGCTCTTTCAATAGGTTCTTCAAAACTAGTTGACTTCTTAATGGGTAGTCCCATTTCATTTTTAGTTGATTGGTTGTAGGGCAAGCAATAAACATCCGCTAGTTTAAAATAGCTATAAGCTCTTATAAAATGAGCCTCAGCCCTCAACTGTTCTTTAGTTTCAATAGATCCCTCAACACGATCTAAATTTTCAAGCACCATGTTGGCTATAAAAATTTTTTTCCATTCTGTGGTCCAATAAGGGGCATCGGCGTTTGGAATATATTGTTTGTCCCAAGTAGCAAATTGAACTGTCATAATTCCATATGCCGAATTACTGGCATTAAAAAAATCTGTGGATAAACCAAAATCATCTGTCCCAAAAGCAATTTCTCTGGAAGGTTCAGAAGCAAAATTTCCGTAATTGTTAAGAAGTCTTTCTAAATGTTCAACGGTGGACGGTACTACCGTTGAAGTTTTTGTAGGTTCTTCTTCCAAAAATTCGGTGCAGCTGGCCAAAAGAGCCATTGAAAATGCTGCTATAGTTATATATCTAAGTTTTTTCATGTTGTACCGTTGTTAAAAATTGAAATTAAATCCAAATGTATAAGCAGCCTGAGGTCTAAGTGTCCCAATTGGGTATTCAGGATCTTCTCCAAACTCATTAAATTTGAAAACACCAAGGTTATTGGCTTGTAAATAGAATTTCAATGAATCTATTTTTAATTTTTCAGTAATACTGCTTGGTAACGAATAGGATATGCTCACCTCTTGAAATCTAATGTGAGATGCATCTTCTGTTAAATAATCTAGAAATGGATGAAATCTACTGTAGAAATAATATCTAGGTTCCCCATTTACTAAATCAGGCAATGGAAGTATTTTATTTGGATCACCATTGGCTACTTCTGAAAACTTGTTGTTTATTCCAGAATTTCCTCTGTTAGAACTTGGGTAATTAAAGGAGTGTCTTCGATATACGTGTCCAAATTTAGCAGTTAGAATAAAAGATAGGTCAAAGTCATATACTTTGAAATTATTTCTAAACCCTATTACAGTTGGTGCTACCAAGGTTCCTTGTGGCTTTACAAATTCTATCATATTTCCAGCTGCCCATGTTGTAAGTCCTACTTTTTCACCATTAGCACCATAAATGGAGGGTTTATATACTGGGTTTGCTTCTGTGCCTACATTCATTAATCCTCCATATTGGAACGACCATAAAGTACTGGCATTGTATCCTTCTACATAGGCACCACTGCCTCCTGCGATTAGATCATATGATCTATGGCTATAGTTAGTTCTAAAAAATTTCTCTATTTTATTATCGTTATGAGCAAAATTGAAGCTACCTGACCATACAATATCATTCTCTTTAATTGGTAAATAGGTTCCAAGAGTAACTTCTATACCCTTGTTCAGCATTTCTCCATTGTTAAAACTTTGACTGGTAGTACCATGTACAGAAGGTATGGATTGATCAACAATTAGATCCACACTTCTTTTATTATAAACATCAACAGACCCGTGTAGTTTTCTGTTGAAAATGGAAAAATCTAAACCTAGGTTAAGTGTTTTAGTTTTTTCCCAACGCAGGGTTGGATTTCCAAAACTTGAAATGCTTGCTGTAGACTCCCCAGTGTATAAATTATTTGAACTCGCAAGGGAGATTAGAGGTTTAAAGGAGGTACGAGTACTAATGTTTCCGTTTAGGCCGTAAGTAGTTCTTAAACTTAAACGATCAACCCAATGAATATCTTGGAAAAAGTCCTCTTTACTAATATTCCAACTTGCTCCAATGGATAAAAATGGATTAAACCGAATACTTGGATCATCTGTTATGAGGTTGGAAGCATCTGTTCTATAACTACCTGTAACTACGTATTTATCCTTGAAAGAATATCCTAAATTCCCGTATACTGAAAAAAAGCGGTCTGTATTTTCTCCAAATACATGAGTTGGTGATAGTCTAAATGGGTAGAACCAATCCGCATAAGACAATTGAAATCCATCCCACATTTTAGATCCTTGAATTGGATTCAATAGGGGAGAACTTCCTAGTCTTTTATCATTGTATCCAAAAGTAGTAGGGTTAGTAACTCTTTTAGTAACTCTGTTTACCAATTCTGTTCCTCCTACAAAGTTAATCGTATGTTTTCCTTGGAAGGTTCTATTGAAGGTAATTTGGTTTCTAAAGTTGTATGAGGACGTTTCTGTATTTCCCTTTTGAAGAATACCTCCTGAAGGTACATTCTGGGTTGGGACTTGATGGTAGTTTTTATTCCAACCTGAGGTTTCATTTATATATTGTCTAACAGTAAAGGTTTTATCTCCATAGTAATCATTGTACTCTGATTTGTATAATTCATATTGAATTTTGGAAGAAAACTTTAATCCTTTTAGAACATCTAAAGTCAAGCCAGTTTGAATTCTGGTATTAAAATTTTTGCTATTTAGATCTCTGTTGTTGATATCCGTAAGTGGATTATAAGACCAGTCGGCATAGGGGAATTTGTCCAAAGGAACGAACTCATTTAAGTTTGGAGTATAGTATTTTAAATAAGACATGTCGGTTAGGCTTCCGTCTTCTTTTTTTAGCATATCCCAAGGAGCTAATTCCCTAATATCACTAAGGTCAACTCCATTTCTCGTCGTATTAGCGAGTTGAAGAATACCTGAAAAGTCAAAATGAAGCTTGTCTGTAATTTTTGTCTGGTTATTAAAATTTACTAGAAATTTGTTGTTTTCATTCTTCTGGAAGAAGTCTCTGCTGTCCTCAAACAAAAGTGACAAACTATTTCTATTTATCTCGCTTCCACCTGCAATGTTTAGGTTGTATTGTTTAGTTAATGGAGCTTGTAATAAGTGATCTTTAATTTGTTTGCTATTATCAAGGCTCTTTAACCTTAGAAGTGTTGCGTCTCGCTCTTCGTTGCTTATTCTTCCTAAACGAGCTTCATTCATAGCTGTCATTGCTAATGAGTAAGGGTCAAGGTAATTAACACTTGCTCCCTGAAGTGGCCCTAATAGACTTCTGAAAAAACTTGATTCAAAATTCATTTGATCGAATTCCAGATATTCCTCGGCTGAGGCATTAGGAACTACATAATCTAAATCCAGTTTACTAGACATTTTTAAGAAGGAAGAAATGGTGATTTTAGAGGTACCTGCCTTCGCTTTCTTTGTAGTTATTACAATAACTCCGTTGGCAGATTTTGCACCCCATATGGAAGCGGCTGCCGCATCTTTTAAAACCGTAATACTTTCTACATCATTAGGATTTATCGATCTAAATCCATCTTCTACAGGAAAGCCATCTACCACTATAAGGGGAGATGAG harbors:
- a CDS encoding RagB/SusD family nutrient uptake outer membrane protein; translated protein: MKKLRYITIAAFSMALLASCTEFLEEEPTKTSTVVPSTVEHLERLLNNYGNFASEPSREIAFGTDDFGLSTDFFNASNSAYGIMTVQFATWDKQYIPNADAPYWTTEWKKIFIANMVLENLDRVEGSIETKEQLRAEAHFIRAYSYFKLADVYCLPYNQSTKNEMGLPIKKSTSFEEPIERASLESTWDMMKEDMEIALTLEKEFGTFQGQKKIWRASTVSVNAFAARFYLTLNDYEKAEEYADLALSEYSYLRNYNTDMRYSDLPTQVTIFNPEPENVDILYPYTHDQQNIPTDKFEWGESYYYRFLTNGSWNYYPSQELLNLYDQDNDLRYKYHIVENYSYARGIVDPPYSQPGYIFFFKSDILSGPSVPEMLLIKAEAQTRQGRWNEGLTTVNILRNARMDQSAPSTLIQLNATTQDEALVKILEERRREMPFVSRWHDVRRYNNNETGIDDVEMTKIFYPYNASIILKNDAPILYTLEKNSRRFANPIPEQELLTSDWIIKQNTY
- a CDS encoding SusC/RagA family TonB-linked outer membrane protein, which produces MKLTFFLSAITLMNVYANSYSQNTKISIKAVNTPIEKILEDIEAKSDYKFFFKSDEIDVHRKVSVAYKNTSVKHILEGIFSKDIQYTLVKQQIILKKSETTSDKEMTKELQQIITGNVVDSNGLPIPGVSVYIKDTNRGTSTDEKGNFTITANSGESIVFSYLGFITQEKTVTSDTRVLTISMIEQTNTLEEVVVISTGYQEISEERATGSYETISKSQIEKPASSISERLVGMVAGLQTTTSANGNISFEIRGQSSLYSSSSPLIVVDGFPVEDGFRSINPNDVESITVLKDAAAASIWGAKSANGVIVITTKKAKAGTSKITISSFLKMSSKLDLDYVVPNASAEEYLEFDQMNFESSFFRSLLGPLQGASVNYLDPYSLAMTAMNEARLGRISNEERDATLLRLKSLDNSKQIKDHLLQAPLTKQYNLNIAGGSEINRNSLSLLFEDSRDFFQKNENNKFLVNFNNQTKITDKLHFDFSGILQLANTTRNGVDLSDIRELAPWDMLKKEDGSLTDMSYLKYYTPNLNEFVPLDKFPYADWSYNPLTDINNRDLNSKNFNTRIQTGLTLDVLKGLKFSSKIQYELYKSEYNDYYGDKTFTVRQYINETSGWNKNYHQVPTQNVPSGGILQKGNTETSSYNFRNQITFNRTFQGKHTINFVGGTELVNRVTKRVTNPTTFGYNDKRLGSSPLLNPIQGSKMWDGFQLSYADWFYPFRLSPTHVFGENTDRFFSVYGNLGYSFKDKYVVTGSYRTDASNLITDDPSIRFNPFLSIGASWNISKEDFFQDIHWVDRLSLRTTYGLNGNISTRTSFKPLISLASSNNLYTGESTASISSFGNPTLRWEKTKTLNLGLDFSIFNRKLHGSVDVYNKRSVDLIVDQSIPSVHGTTSQSFNNGEMLNKGIEVTLGTYLPIKENDIVWSGSFNFAHNDNKIEKFFRTNYSHRSYDLIAGGSGAYVEGYNASTLWSFQYGGLMNVGTEANPVYKPSIYGANGEKVGLTTWAAGNMIEFVKPQGTLVAPTVIGFRNNFKVYDFDLSFILTAKFGHVYRRHSFNYPSSNRGNSGINNKFSEVANGDPNKILPLPDLVNGEPRYYFYSRFHPFLDYLTEDASHIRFQEVSISYSLPSSITEKLKIDSLKFYLQANNLGVFKFNEFGEDPEYPIGTLRPQAAYTFGFNFNF